Proteins encoded by one window of Esox lucius isolate fEsoLuc1 chromosome 4, fEsoLuc1.pri, whole genome shotgun sequence:
- the pin4 gene encoding peptidyl-prolyl cis-trans isomerase NIMA-interacting 4: MPPKGKGGKEGGKGTKDGAKGGKCGKGAAAGGGDKEKKEEKTIKGGTSVKVRHILCEKHSKCMEAMEKLKAGVRFSEVASQYSEDKARQGGDLGWMTRGSMTGPFQDAAFALPNSTMDKPIYTDPPVKTKFGYHIIMVEGKK; this comes from the exons ATGCCACCAAAGGGAAAGGGTGgtaaggagggagggaaaggtaCCAAGGATGGGGCAAAGGGTGGCAAGTGCGGTAAAG GagctgctgcagggggaggagataaagaaaaaaaggaagagaAGACAATTAAGGGAGGCACTTCTGTAAAG GTCAGACATATCCTATGTGAAAAACATAGTAAATGCATGGAGGCGATGGAGAAATTGAAGGCTGGGGTTCGCTTTAGTGAAGTGGCATCACAGTACAGTGAAGACAAAGCCAGACAAGGG GGTGATCTGGGTTGGATGACGAGAGGCTCTATGACCGGACCCTTCCAGGATGCTGCTTTTGCCTTACCCAACAGCACCATGGACAAACCCATTTATACAGACCCCCCTGTCAAAACCAAGTTTGGATATCACATTATCATGGTGGAGGGAAAGAAATGA